DNA from Cyanobacteria bacterium GSL.Bin1:
ATTTCCCCATTCCCTGTAGTTGGTGCAGATGATGACGAATACCCGCTACAAGTCCTTGGCGTAGCTCTGGCGTGACTTCCAACTGTTCAGCCATGCTGCGAATGTTTTGAAGGTAATGACGAATATTGCAGCCGATATCGGAAAGCTTATTGACGACAAAGTCGGGTTCACGAGGTAACTCGAGTTCCAGTTGATCCATTACCAATCGCAAATCCTGAAGCGGTCCTTCATGAATGCCAGAAGCAATACGGTGCAAGAGCTTACGAGTTTGTAGCACGATTGCTTTCGATTCCGCTGATTTGAGTTGAGCAATTTCGTATTGTTGCTGCATAATCAGTTCCTGTTGCGCCTGATACATCAACCAACCTTGAATAATTAACCCGGTTAAGAACCAAGTGATCACTGGGAAAAACACAGGTAACACAATTTGCTGGGCTGTAAAAACTAAGGCAAACCCAACATATAAGCTTAGGGTTACTAATAGTAACAAGGCAATAAACTGACGTTTTCGCAAGCTATGACGCTGAAACCTACAGTTAATCCAATAACTGAGCGCGATCGCGCCAGCGATAATGACCAATTGGACCACCCAACGCGGTGGCAGCCGATACACTCGATTCGTCATCAAGCTTGCTAAAATATTGGCTTGTACAGCAAGACCTGACATCGGTTGACCGCCTGGTCCTTGCACTGATAAAACTGCTTTTGTATTTTGTTCTGGTGCAATAAAGCCAACAATTACAATTTTCCCGCGGATTTGTTTCTCAATGTCTGGTTTGAGATCCTCGGAACAAGAACCATTTTTGAGCGTTAAACAAATCTGCTCAAACTGAAAATTTGGGAAAATATCGATGCCACCAAAAAAATGAATCTTGATTGGCCATTGATATTCTACTAGTTCAGATGCAGAAAAATAATTGGTACTAACATCGCGATTGACCGTGGCTGGGCGGTCAGCGCCGGTCCCTTCCTTTAAGAAAGGTGTACCGCTGACTTGCTGCCGAGATTTAAGCAGCGCTAAAGATAATGCCGAGTAAAACTTACCCTGAGTTTGCCCCAAACTGGGATCATTGTAGTCAAACACACTTTGTAAATGGGCGATGCGGGCTGCT
Protein-coding regions in this window:
- a CDS encoding CHASE2 domain-containing protein; its protein translation is MSQRLKFPKFSVLGIGIGCSLFFSLILSEVSALRHLEFLLRDQLILWQQSTQSPSDQIALVGLRESDLIGVGGEQTRYVALVKRLLEAEAKVVVLNLLDNWVNETSAIENLPLQELIQKYNEQIVLVTPTAPVTSSNITEIETYHHLLPPLVGNRMQSVYDVTAIQGFYEFDNEAPSLEGAARIAHLQSVFDYNDPSLGQTQGKFYSALSLALLKSRQQVSGTPFLKEGTGADRPATVNRDVSTNYFSASELVEYQWPIKIHFFGGIDIFPNFQFEQICLTLKNGSCSEDLKPDIEKQIRGKIVIVGFIAPEQNTKAVLSVQGPGGQPMSGLAVQANILASLMTNRVYRLPPRWVVQLVIIAGAIALSYWINCRFQRHSLRKRQFIALLLLVTLSLYVGFALVFTAQQIVLPVFFPVITWFLTGLIIQGWLMYQAQQELIMQQQYEIAQLKSAESKAIVLQTRKLLHRIASGIHEGPLQDLRLVMDQLELELPREPDFVVNKLSDIGCNIRHYLQNIRSMAEQLEVTPELRQGLVAGIRHHLHQLQGMGKLTLAVQDDLQPLEETLWNSQWLDAREDIFMFFREAMTNVIKHAQPPQGNASQVTILLILEGDYCTLVVQNDAAKAEQPTAQGSLGYGTKMMETVARELPDGHWQAFPLKTGGYRVTLTWHHAVMMTPSTE